From the Mahella australiensis 50-1 BON genome, the window TTAAGTATGACTACCTGATTTCAAATCACTTAATGCTTGATCTATTCGGTTAATATCTGCCAAACGCCTTCTTTTCGCACTGCTATACAATTTTTTATACTTGTCTTTATCTTTTCTCTTTTCTGCATCAACAAGGAGATATATAAAAGCATCCGTCAGGTCATCTTTGCATTTTTCTAATGCCTGTTCTGCCACCTGGCGTGCCCTGTCAAAATTATCATGCTCCTTATAATAATTTATCAGCGCCACATATGTTTCACTTTCCTTTCCCAAATGAGTTTCCAGATAAGAAACATATTTGTTGTCTCTCCCATATTTATGATATAAATGTGCTGCTTCTTTTTTATAATAACCAGAGGCATCCATTATATCTGCAAACACGAGAAACTCATCTGCCTTTACACACAATTCATTTGACAGATCAAACATTGGGTCATAGCAGCCGTAATCATTATAATAATCGTGCAGAATAATATCGGACAAAATATTTTTTCTCAATTCCCAATCTTCTTGCCCCAGCTTGTTTGTCTTTGATAATGCATTACAAATATTCCAGATTTCTTCAATTTCCCATTGGTCATCAATATATCGCTCATACTTGAGTGCATCAATGAGTTCTCCAATCTGTTTCCATGAAGCTGCAAGAACAGAGCCTTTCTGTTGAGGCTTTTTTTGTATTGCATCTATACACTTCATCTGAATATTCAATAATATTTCCTTTTGTCTTTTAAGCTTTTTCTCATACAGATATTTGTCGTGGGTAAAGACAGTTTTAGAAAACAAATTATTAAAATTTGATTCCGCATCCAAAATCTGTATATTTAATATTTCAAACATATGAGGAAATAGATCATTTGGGAGTTCTTCTCCAATAAGCATGCTCGGATTGAGCTTCTTACATATCGGTTGATTGAATATTTCAACTAATCTCCTTGCAAGTTCCGGGCTATCCCATCTGTCCGCCAGCTTAACGTATGCCATTATCCAGTCCGTTCCAATATCGCCGATACTCAAAGATAGCATGCCTTCTTCAGCAGCATTTTCCAACGTGAATGGCGAATCATCTTCAAAATCTTCCGAAGCCGGAGATTCCATCACTTTGAATTCCAGGTTGCAAACCCTGTCTAATATATCAGCCACGGTTTCATACTCATTTAAGAGCAGCAAATCATGGCATCCCCTGAAAACTCTGTTCAGGAAATCCATTGCCTGGAATGGATCGTTATGCCATACTTTCCAATCATCCATATATCTGCCGTCATCATCAAACTCGTAATAATGTGTCTCATACTCAAGATAAATGTCACCATGATCTATCTTCTCACATAATTCTTCTATCTCTCTCTGACTTGGCATGTATATAACTTTCTTTTCACCGGAAAGCGACATTAAAAAACTTTGCTGTTCGTTCTCCTCCAGTAATTTTGCCTGAGTCAAAATCCATTCTTCCTTTTCTGTTTCAGACATTTTCTCTAACTGCTCTTTTACCTGTTTTATAAACATTATCATTTAACCCTTTACATTTGTTTCATTCATCATAAAAAATCTGCGTTTTAGCGGTTCTTGATCAACCTTCAATTTATTTTTTCGATATAAACCGACAATTATTTCTGTATGCGTTGATAGAAGGAATAACCCCGTCCGCACTTTTTCAGTATACTACGGTCGAGTGTATATGGTCAACGGCTCAGTACATGATAGACTGGCTCCCGCGATTGCCTTATTGCGTTAACCCTCAAGCCTTCATATCGCTTAAACTGATTTCTCGCCGCCACAAACGTCGAGACATTCTATTAAGCTCTTATAAAGTGCTAAATATAATCTAATTCTACCTCTTTAATAGACACATTCTCTAGCAGCTTCCACAAAGGCCTTTATGTTCTCGGGGTCACCGAAGAAAAAGTGATCGGAAGGACTGCATATATATCCTCCGTTCGGGCAGGAGGTATGGAGCTTGTACACCATCTCCTTCACCGATTTCGGATTTCCCTTCTCAAAACCCGCATTCTGATCAAAGCCGCCTATGAAGAACAGCTTATCACCCACTTGCCTGTCGGCTTCAGCCAGATTGCAGTCGCCTCCCATGGCCGGCGGCGTCATGGTCTCCAATCCATCAGCACCATTCTGAGCTACTATATCCAGCAACGGCATCAGACCGCCGCACAAGTGATATACCACCTTGGTACCGGCTTCATGTAACGCTTTGTGCTGTATCTGATCATACGGCAGGCAAAATTCTTTATGCAGCGTCGGGCTTATAACAGTGCTGGAGCCTGCCCCACCGCCTGTTTCCACCAAGTCTAGCTCTATTCTGCCGCCACGCTCTATAACGGTGAGCTTCTTTTTAAGCATGGAATCCAGTACATAATGTAGCCAGTCAGGTTTGTCAAAGCAGGCCATTATGGCATTTTCGGTACCGTACATGTTCACAAAGCTTTGCCATGGACTGCCCTGTCCGAAATCAAAGTATCCGCTGCGCACTATGCCGCTATCACCTATGCGCCGTTTGGCCTCTATAACCGGACTCCAATCCACTTGCGCCGGTAACGGCACGTATTTGTTCCAGAGTTCAAAATCCTTCTCATCTTTTATAATGCACTCTGTAATCCATTCGGTATATTTATTGACCGCGCCTTTCTCGGTTAAAACGCCTTCTGGTGTAATTATTATCCTCTCCCACACGCGGTTGCCGTCGTCATCATAGCCCAGATCGCGGTTATCCACTATCCAGTCGGCCAGATCGTGTTCATCGTAGATAAACCTGGGCGAAACATATATAACTGGATCCATGTCAAAATATTCATATGCCCGATACTGATCCATACCGTGTAGGTATGTATCCAAATAGTATTGCATCCAGCTGTGCACCTGACAAGGCAATCTATCAGGCTTTCCGTTGCTAATGGCCGTTAAAAAGCGTTCCCTTCCTGTCATCTCAATCATTCTCCTTCATACTTACATAAATTTCACTTCGACTTAGAGCATTGAGCGACAGATGCTCGCTCTATCAGCTTTACGCTCAAAACCATCCGACCAAGTGGCCCTCTGCCTTCCAGATAATCTATGAGCATGCGGCAAGCCGTAGCGCCCATATCGAATGTGGGCATGGCTATAGTAGTCAGCGGTACCTCCAGCAACCGCCCTTTCATAAAATCACCGTATCCGACCAGTGACACCTGCTCCGGTATATCTATGCCCATATCGCGCAGCACCCTATAGGCCTCTACCACGTATTCATCGGTATAGCTCATTATGGCAGTAAAAGGTTGGCTCTCATTAAGGCGTTGTTCCAGCACAAGCTCCAAGTCATTCTTGGTATCTATGCGGACTATATTATGTTCATCTACCGACAAGCCGTATTCTTCCATAGCCATTTTATAGCCGGTCAATCTATGGTTTATGGAATATTCATCTTGCTGGTCTATTATAAAAAGTATATCGCGGTGGCCATGCTCGAGCAGATGTTTAGCCGCCATATAACCGCCTTGGACATCATCTGACAATACATATGCGACATCGTTATCCAGCGGTATGTTGTCTATGCATACCACTGGTATATGGGCTTTGCGCGCTGCAGCCAGCAGTTTATCGCCATGTTCCTCGTTATAATAGGTCAGCAAAACACCGTCTACATCATCCAAAACGTTTATATCAGCCGGTTGCCCGGACGCTATATTATATATGGAATAACCATAACCATATTCATTGGCCACCTGGCTGCATGCTAGCACAGTGCGCGAGAAAAAATCGTCATCAGGGCTGTAGCGTATGATAAAAGCCAATTTGTGACGCAAGCTATCATCGCTGCCAGAGGCCTCGGGTATAGCCAGCCCTTTGCCGGGTATACGCACAATTCGCCCTTCCTGTATAAGCTCTTCGACGGCTTTGCGCACCGTCATACGGCTGACATGCAGTATTTCGGCATATCGGTTTTCTGACGGTAATTGCTGTATCCTACCGGCATGGTATGCCTCGATATCCCGTTCGATCTCTTCTTTAACCTGCTGATATATCTGTTTTACAGCCACTATTCCAATCGCTCCA encodes:
- a CDS encoding uroporphyrinogen decarboxylase family protein; its protein translation is MTGRERFLTAISNGKPDRLPCQVHSWMQYYLDTYLHGMDQYRAYEYFDMDPVIYVSPRFIYDEHDLADWIVDNRDLGYDDDGNRVWERIIITPEGVLTEKGAVNKYTEWITECIIKDEKDFELWNKYVPLPAQVDWSPVIEAKRRIGDSGIVRSGYFDFGQGSPWQSFVNMYGTENAIMACFDKPDWLHYVLDSMLKKKLTVIERGGRIELDLVETGGGAGSSTVISPTLHKEFCLPYDQIQHKALHEAGTKVVYHLCGGLMPLLDIVAQNGADGLETMTPPAMGGDCNLAEADRQVGDKLFFIGGFDQNAGFEKGNPKSVKEMVYKLHTSCPNGGYICSPSDHFFFGDPENIKAFVEAARECVY
- a CDS encoding substrate-binding domain-containing protein produces the protein MAVKQIYQQVKEEIERDIEAYHAGRIQQLPSENRYAEILHVSRMTVRKAVEELIQEGRIVRIPGKGLAIPEASGSDDSLRHKLAFIIRYSPDDDFFSRTVLACSQVANEYGYGYSIYNIASGQPADINVLDDVDGVLLTYYNEEHGDKLLAAARKAHIPVVCIDNIPLDNDVAYVLSDDVQGGYMAAKHLLEHGHRDILFIIDQQDEYSINHRLTGYKMAMEEYGLSVDEHNIVRIDTKNDLELVLEQRLNESQPFTAIMSYTDEYVVEAYRVLRDMGIDIPEQVSLVGYGDFMKGRLLEVPLTTIAMPTFDMGATACRMLIDYLEGRGPLGRMVLSVKLIERASVAQCSKSK